In Stegostoma tigrinum isolate sSteTig4 chromosome 7, sSteTig4.hap1, whole genome shotgun sequence, one genomic interval encodes:
- the LOC125454119 gene encoding gamma-crystallin S-1-like — protein MGKIIFYEDRNFQGRHYECSSDCADLSPYFSRCNSIRVESDWWVLYEKPNYMGYQYVLTKGEYPDYQRWLGFNDNIWSCRSYPYYQGGSYRMRIYERPDFGGQMMEFTDDCPSVYDRFHYHDIHSCHVMDGYWVFYEHPNYRGRQYFLRPSEYRRYTDWGATCSTIGSFRRMRDF, from the exons ATGGGAAAG ATCATCTTTTACGAGGACAGGAACTTCCAGGGTCGGCACTATGAGTGCAGCAGTGACTGTGCCGACCTGTCCCCTTACTTCAGCCGCTGTAACTCCATCCGTGTTGAGAGCGACTGGTGGGTTCTGTATGAGAAACCCAATTACATGGGATACCAGTATGTTCTGACCAAGGGAGAATACCCTGACTACCAGCGCTGGTTGGGATTCAATGATAACATCTGGTCATGTCGCAGTTACCCATAT TACCAAGGGGGCTCCTACAGAATGAGGATTTATGAGAGGCCTGACTTTGGaggacagatgatggaattcacAGATGACTGTCCATCTGTCTACGATCGTTTCCACTACCATGACATCCACTCCTGCCACGTGATGGACGGTTACTGGGTCTTCTACGAACATCCCAACTACAGAGGGCGGCAGTACTTCCTGAGACCCAGTGAATACAGGAGATACACCGACTGGGGAGCGACCTGTTCAACTATTGGATCATTCAGGCGCATGAGAGACTTCTAG